In the Helianthus annuus cultivar XRQ/B chromosome 11, HanXRQr2.0-SUNRISE, whole genome shotgun sequence genome, one interval contains:
- the LOC110888294 gene encoding spindle pole body component 110-like, whose protein sequence is MLAQNMKDRNYRAWKEAKSENRWDADRECYLDPKGNIIVEPSTLIVETLIEQIAQQEEERQREWASQAEEEELKSRKVDEGIIDTKKEMTAENLTKMADKVLAAKELEVDSKTTSKSTSQVSCSDSTNGSGKTDKAKTESDCKNCMKDCKVCSTRAYPNAKKTEELTAKVKTVEDQILSHDKLVRASNDRIKELTERIEKYKNDVERFRKENEKLIHENRQLSENHEKLKRTIKDSDERNSKTSKENFQLSRVLQLKEKQINQQLDEIANLKLQFQEVKIENERINLKLNSYSSASFVLRHIVPKPIGKNKAGEDVYSDGTGVGYHQVPPPVLNNFSKKKSGLDNDDEINDVKLPKTIDVTFNPKSLKMLLKTF, encoded by the coding sequence ATGTTAGCTCAAAACATGAAGGATAGAAACTATCGAGCCTGGAAAGAGGCCAAAAGTGAAAACAGATGGGATGCTGATCGTGAGTGCTATTTGGACCCAAAAGGCAACATAATTGTTGAACCATCAACACTCATTGTTGAGACTCTCATTGAACAAATAGCACAACAGGAGGAAGAAAGACAGAGAGAATGGGCAAGCCAAGCTGAAGAGGAAGAGTTAAAGTCAAGAAAAGTCGATGAAGGGATAATTGACACAAAAAAAGAAATGACTGCAGAGAATCTGACGAAGATGGCAGATAAAGTGCTTGCAGCAAAGGAATTAGAGGTAGATTCCAAAACTACGTCTAAGTCAACCAGCCAGGTCAGTTGTAGTGATTCAACAAATGGGTCAGGTAAGACTGATAAGGCTAAAACTGAGagtgattgcaaaaattgcatgaaagattGCAAAGTTTGCAGCACACGTGCATATCCCAATGCCAAAAAGACTGAAGAACTGACTGCAAAAGTCAAAACAGTTGAAGATCAAATCTTAAGTCATGATAAACTTGTGAGAGCTTCAAATGATAGAATAAAGGAATTAACTGAGAGgattgaaaaatataaaaatgatgTAGAACGatttaggaaagaaaatgaaaagttaattcatgAAAACCGACAACTTTCTGAAAATCATGAGAAGCTGAAAAGAACGATAAAAGATTCTGATGAGCGAAATAGTAAAACATCCAAAGAAAATTTTCAACTGTCGAGAGTCCTTcagttaaaagaaaagcaaaTCAACCAACAGTTGGATGAGATTGCAAATCTAAAGCTTCAGTTTCAGGAAGTTAAGATTGAGAACGAAAGAATCAATCTGAAACTGAACAGTTACAGCTCTGCGAGCTTTGTTCTTCGACACATAGTTCCCAAACCCATTGGGAAGAACAAAGCTGGTGAAGATGTATACTCAGATGGAACTGGGGTagggtatcatcaagttccaccgccAGTGTTGaataatttttcaaagaaaaagtctGGGTTGGATAATGATGATGAAATAAATGATGTAAAACTCCCAAAAACAATCGATGTCACATTCAATCCGAAGTCGTTAAAAATGTTGTTGAAAACGTTTTAA
- the LOC110888295 gene encoding uncharacterized protein LOC110888295, whose translation MISLATWNIRGLNRPLKQKEVRQIVKENNLRFCAILQSHVGMGNLNKVCKSVFRNWDWTSNGGQCDKGTRIIIGWNPEVFDVMVLNQTSQVMHVQIWFKGDGKMVFYSIVYAANYYVTRRDLWQQLSMQKVLVGNQPWIVMGDFNSALNIEDKSLGASLISAGMREFQNCVDDIEVFDINSSGLHFTWNQKPKEGVGLLKKIDRVLGNTQFVVEYPSSSAFFHPYRLSDHCPCILKIPKTEVCKRRPFKFANFLIHKPDFMEIVKRTWELDIDGVQQFRVVKKLRALKTPLRALLFKQGNLHRKVNDLRSKLDGIQSLIDTNPLNVDLRAEESVILRDYQEACLDEERFLKQRSKVDWL comes from the coding sequence ATGATTAGTTTAGCTACTTGGAATattagggggttgaaccgccctctAAAACAAAAGGAGGTTCGGCAAATTGTGAAAGAAAATAACCTGAGGTTCTGTGCTATTTTACAGTCTCATGTTGGTATGGGTAACCTTAATAAAGTTTGTAAATCTGTTTTTAGAAACTGGGATTGGACTTCTAATGGTGGCCAATGTGATAAAGGTACTCGTATTATTATTGGCTGGAATCCGGAAGTTTTTGATGTTATGGTGTTGAATCAAACCTCTCAGGTCATGCATGTCCAAATTTGGTTTAAGGGTGATGGGAAGATGGTGTTTTATTCGATAGTTTATGCGGCTAATTACTATGTTACTAGAAGGGATCTATGGCAACAACTCTCCATGCAGAAAGTCTTGGTTGGCAACCAACCATGGATTGTTATGGGTGATTTTAACTCGGCTCTAAATATTGAAGACAAGTCTCTAGGAGCCTCTTTGATCTCGGCTGGTATGAGAGAATTCCAAAATTGTGTTGATGATATAGAAGTTTTCGATATTAATAGCTCGGGGCTTCATTTTACATGGAATCAAAAACCAAAGGAGGGTGTGGGTTTGCTTAAGAAAATTGATAGAGTGTTGGGGAATACCCAGTTTGTAGTTGAGTATCCTAGCTCGAGTGCGTTTTTTCACCCTTACAGGTTGTCGGATCACTGCCCATGCATACTTAAAATCCCGAAAACTGAGGTGTGTAAACGAAGACCTTTCAAGTTTGCCAATTTTTTGATTCACAAGCCAGATTTTATGGAGATTGTTAAAAGGACTTGGGAGCTTGACATAGATGGTGTGCAACAATTTCGAGTGGTTAAGAAACTTCGAGCATTAAAAACGCCACTTAGAGCCCTTCTTTTCAAGCAGGGTAATTTACATCGGAAAGTTAATGACCTTCGATCTAAGTTGGATGGTATTCAAAGTCTCATTGACACGAACCCGTTAAATGTAGACTTAAGGGCCGAAGAGTCCGTTATTTTGCGTGACTACCAGGAAGCGTGTTTGGATGAGGAAAGGTTTCTGAAGCAAAGGTCAAAAGTGGATTGGTTATAA